The following coding sequences are from one Triticum aestivum cultivar Chinese Spring chromosome 5A, IWGSC CS RefSeq v2.1, whole genome shotgun sequence window:
- the LOC123108148 gene encoding myosin IC heavy chain: MGDRRKATDDDIPGTGQSHQRARTETTTVDDTSQAPAGQTATAAGRLQPLPGRAGDPLLFRRGGRGGGSGHGGFSQSAPMTMIEQPLRNQGSSCAAPTAGAGDTVVRVSSATVTAVGPSDAWHGALAPPLGLDNPAYSGEPSTRHAPAACATRPPSLPALGHGRGGNHVTVTSLRDASRRRLLARRQPGNAIAPQAQGIPIPSNAGAPQGQGIPIPSNAGAPQGQGIAGAPQGQGIAIGQLDPHRGQSSSVPPEQSSSSGASIAGRCFQCNTQIQRALVVDDSGSGEPYFCKICWEPSSPVHSNAGAPQGQEAVPYMELEAVLDIEQEFLDGLDQAIQRPDINLCLLCDKPLETQTVLVVEGEDPKWICDACEADVQ; encoded by the exons ATGGGGGACAGGCGGAAGGCCACCGACGACGACATCCCCGGGACAGGACAGTCGCATCAGCGTGCACGGACGGAGACTACAACCGTCGACGACACATCACAGGCGCCTGCAGGACAGACGGCTACTGCAGCCGGCAGACTGCAGCCGCTTCCAGGCCGCGCCGGCGACCCTTTACTGTTCCGTagaggcggccgcggcggcgggtcGGGGCACGGGGGATTCTCTCAGTCGGCACCGATGACGATGATCGAGCAGCCGCTGCGCAATCAAG GCAGTTCGTGTGCGGCGCCTACAGCCGGAGCCGGCGATACTGTAGTACGGGTGTCGTCGGCGACTGTCACCGCTGTAGGCCCCTCCGACGCCTGGCACGGGGCACTCGCTCCGCCGCTGGGGCTGGACAATCCAG CCTACAGCGGGGAGCCTTCCACGCGCCACGCGCCGGCGGCCTGTGCGACCCGACCTCCGTCTCTTCCAGCTCTCGGTCACGGGCGCGGGGGCAATCATGTTACAG TAACTAGCCTGAGAGACGCCAGCCGGCGCAGATTACTGGCAAGGCGGCAGCCCGGCAACGCGATTGCGCCTCAGGCTCAGGGCATTCCCATTCCCAGCAACGCCGGTGCGCCTCAGGGTCAGGGCATTCCCATTCCCAGCAACGCCGGTGCGCCTCAGGGTCAGGGCATTGCCGGTGCGCCTCAGGGTCAGGGCATTGCCATCGGTCAGCTCGACCCCCACCGCGGCCAGTCTTCTTCCGTGCCGCCGGAGCAGAGTTCTTCTTCAGGTGCAAGCATTGCAGGCAGGTGCTTTCAGTGCAACACGCAGATACAGAGGGCTTTGGTGGTCGACGACTCCGGCAGCGGGGAGCCTTACTTCTGCAAGATTTGCTGGGAGCCTTCGAGCCCAGTTCACAGCAACGCCGGTGCGCCTCAGGGCCAGGAGGCAGTCCCATATATGGAGCTGGAGGCAGTCCTGGACATCGAGCAGGAGTTTCTAGATGGGCTGGACCAGGCGATTCAGCGTCCAGACATAAACTTGTGCCTTCTCTGCGACAAGCCGTTGGAGACGCAGACGGTTTTGGTGGTCGAGGGCGAGGACCCCAAGTGGATCTGCGACGCTTGCGAAGCCGATGTGCAGTAG